A genomic stretch from Deltaproteobacteria bacterium includes:
- a CDS encoding class II glutamine amidotransferase, with protein MCRLLCVKNRESFDIGERLSELAEIARNSPEYQGHGWGCAYIVDGAWKIYHDIKPIWEDDLTRFGATTLLVGHARSAFRDENIVVENNMPFSDDRYVFAFNGELRGVRISAEGRIGAEKVFNFVKRFDKGDMAAAMRKGMDVIVRRTRYVRAMNMIIADRENVYVGSMYNEEPEYFRLRAQEDADGFVVSSESVPEQGPWRIIPNDTVEHLR; from the coding sequence ATGTGCCGCCTGCTGTGCGTCAAGAACCGCGAGTCATTTGACATCGGCGAACGCCTGTCGGAGCTGGCCGAGATCGCCCGGAACAGCCCGGAGTACCAGGGGCACGGCTGGGGATGTGCCTACATTGTCGACGGAGCGTGGAAGATCTACCACGACATCAAGCCCATCTGGGAGGACGACCTGACCCGATTCGGCGCCACCACGCTGTTAGTGGGTCACGCCCGCAGCGCGTTCCGGGACGAGAACATCGTGGTGGAGAACAACATGCCGTTCTCGGATGACCGCTACGTGTTCGCGTTCAACGGCGAGCTGCGCGGCGTGCGCATATCCGCCGAGGGCCGCATCGGCGCGGAGAAGGTGTTCAATTTCGTCAAGCGCTTCGACAAGGGCGACATGGCCGCGGCCATGCGCAAGGGGATGGACGTCATCGTCCGCAGAACCCGCTACGTGCGCGCCATGAACATGATCATCGCGGACAGGGAGAACGTCTACGTGGGGTCGATGTACAACGAGGAGCCGGAATATTTCAGGCTGCGCGCGCAAGAGGACGCGGACGGTTTCGTGGTGAGTTCCGAGAGCGTGCCGGAGCAGGGGCCGTGGCGCATCATCCCCAACGACACGGTGGAGCACCTGCGATGA